A single region of the Streptomyces caelestis genome encodes:
- the fbaA gene encoding class II fructose-bisphosphate aldolase has translation MPIATPEVYNEMLDRAKAGKFAYPAINVTSTQTLHAALRGFAEAESDGIVQISTGGAEFLGGQYSKDMVTGAVALAEFAHIVAEKYPVNIALHTDHCPKDKLDGYVRPLLALSKKRVEAGLAPLFQSHMWDGSAETLADNLSIGQELLEQARAAKIILEVEITPTGGEEDGVSHEINDSLYTTVDDAIRTAEALGLGEKGRYLLAASFGNVHGVYKPGNVVLRPELLKELNEGVAAKFGKASPFDFVFHGGSGSSEEEIRTALENGVVKMNIDTDTQYAFTRPIADHMFRNYDGVLKVDGEVGSKKTYDPRTWGKLAEASMSQRVVEACGHLRSSGTKIK, from the coding sequence ATGCCCATCGCAACTCCCGAGGTCTACAACGAGATGCTGGACCGGGCGAAGGCAGGAAAGTTCGCCTACCCGGCCATCAACGTGACCTCCACCCAGACCCTGCACGCGGCCCTGCGCGGTTTCGCTGAGGCGGAGAGCGACGGCATCGTCCAGATCTCCACGGGTGGCGCCGAGTTCCTGGGCGGTCAGTACAGCAAGGACATGGTGACCGGCGCGGTCGCCCTGGCCGAGTTCGCGCACATCGTCGCCGAGAAGTACCCGGTGAACATCGCGCTGCACACGGACCACTGCCCGAAGGACAAGCTCGACGGGTACGTACGTCCCCTGCTGGCGCTCTCCAAGAAGCGCGTCGAGGCCGGTCTGGCCCCGCTGTTCCAGTCGCACATGTGGGACGGCTCCGCCGAGACCCTCGCCGACAACCTCTCCATCGGCCAGGAGCTGCTGGAGCAGGCCCGCGCCGCGAAGATCATCCTCGAGGTGGAGATCACCCCGACCGGTGGCGAGGAGGACGGCGTCTCCCACGAGATCAACGACTCCCTCTACACCACCGTCGACGACGCGATCCGCACCGCCGAGGCCCTGGGCCTGGGCGAGAAGGGCCGCTACCTGCTCGCCGCGTCCTTCGGTAACGTGCACGGCGTGTACAAGCCGGGCAACGTCGTCCTGCGTCCCGAGCTGCTGAAGGAGCTGAACGAGGGCGTCGCCGCCAAGTTCGGCAAGGCCTCCCCGTTCGACTTCGTCTTCCACGGTGGCTCCGGTTCCTCGGAGGAGGAGATCCGGACCGCGCTGGAGAACGGCGTGGTCAAGATGAACATCGACACGGACACGCAGTACGCCTTCACGCGTCCGATCGCGGACCACATGTTCCGCAACTACGACGGTGTCCTGAAGGTCGACGGCGAGGTCGGCTCGAAGAAGACCTACGACCCGCGCACCTGGGGCAAGCTCGCCGAGGCGTCCATGTCCCAGCGCGTCGTCGAGGCCTGCGGCCACCTCCGCTCCAGCGGCACGAAGATCAAGTAA